One genomic window of Psychrobacillus sp. INOP01 includes the following:
- a CDS encoding aminopeptidase yields MDFQQKLEEYAELVVKVGLNIQPNQPLLINTTTDTIEFTRLIVKKAYEAGAKRVDVNYTDEVNARAFYDFAPDEAFQEFPKWAAKQRDELIDNKGALLWIDADNPDLLEGVSIDRISSFQKASGKALENYRKAVMNDVITWSIVAMPSEKWAAKVFPNLKPEEQMQALWELIFQVVRIGEGTAVQKWKEHIDNLESRAALLNNKRFKKLHYKAEGTDIQVELPKEHIWLSGSSKNGQNVPFIANMPTEEVYTAPLKTGVNGYVKNTKPFVYQGNVIDDFTLTFENGKITSITAGTGEKLLQELIGTDEGAKYLGEIALVPHESPISASNVLFFNTLFDENASNHFAIGEAYPTCVEGARGLTHSELEDLGINTSIVHEDFMIGSGEMDIMGELADGTMQPIFIKGTWAF; encoded by the coding sequence ATGGATTTTCAACAAAAGCTTGAAGAGTATGCCGAATTAGTAGTAAAAGTTGGTCTGAACATCCAGCCTAACCAACCACTTCTTATAAATACGACGACTGACACAATTGAATTTACACGTTTAATTGTGAAAAAGGCATATGAAGCAGGTGCTAAACGAGTAGACGTAAACTATACAGATGAAGTAAACGCACGTGCATTTTATGATTTTGCTCCAGATGAAGCCTTCCAGGAATTTCCTAAATGGGCTGCTAAGCAGCGTGATGAGTTAATCGACAATAAAGGTGCATTACTATGGATTGATGCGGATAACCCAGACCTATTAGAAGGTGTTTCGATTGATCGTATTTCAAGCTTTCAAAAGGCAAGTGGCAAAGCGTTAGAGAACTATCGTAAAGCAGTGATGAATGATGTTATTACATGGTCAATCGTTGCAATGCCTTCAGAAAAATGGGCTGCCAAGGTATTTCCAAACCTGAAGCCTGAGGAACAAATGCAAGCACTTTGGGAGTTGATATTCCAAGTTGTGCGAATCGGGGAAGGAACAGCAGTTCAAAAATGGAAAGAACATATTGATAACCTTGAGAGTAGAGCGGCACTACTAAATAATAAGCGCTTCAAGAAGCTGCACTATAAAGCGGAAGGAACAGATATTCAAGTCGAACTTCCGAAAGAACATATTTGGTTGTCAGGATCAAGTAAAAACGGTCAAAATGTTCCGTTCATAGCGAATATGCCAACTGAAGAAGTATATACTGCACCACTTAAAACAGGTGTGAATGGTTATGTGAAAAATACGAAGCCATTCGTCTATCAAGGAAATGTAATAGATGATTTTACCTTGACCTTTGAAAATGGCAAGATTACTTCTATTACAGCTGGAACTGGTGAGAAACTTTTACAAGAACTAATTGGAACAGATGAAGGAGCAAAATATTTAGGAGAGATTGCTTTAGTACCGCATGAGTCACCTATTTCTGCTTCGAATGTATTATTCTTTAATACGTTATTTGATGAAAATGCTTCTAATCATTTCGCTATTGGAGAAGCATATCCTACTTGTGTAGAGGGTGCTCGAGGCTTGACTCATAGTGAATTAGAGGATCTGGGTATTAACACATCTATTGTTCATGAAGACTTTATGATTGGTAGCGGAGAGATGGATATTATGGGTGAACTAGCGGATGGAACGATGCAGCCAATATTCATAAAAGGTACTTGGGCTTTTTAA
- a CDS encoding SGNH/GDSL hydrolase family protein, which produces MKKWLCTLIILFVLFGSTTVDAKGAEVYIALGDSLAAGQTPNRAIDTGYTDLIAQKLTKNGQLAFYSKALAFPGYTTADVLEKVQTDEAKELLKNATLVTISVGANDLLQMVQVNPTSGSIAYQQIPADFALNNVRKNIEQIITEVQATAPKAKIYVMGYYFAYPHVRASQKEGIKKELDLLHTILKTQSEVNGATYVSVEESFGVNAATLLPNPADVHPTMEGYRVMANAFFSQYNNRLVVRQNELPAPNPLTFEQILNADKDQMKSPVARSEGMDQYYSLTELKPLI; this is translated from the coding sequence TTGAAAAAATGGCTTTGTACTTTAATCATTCTATTTGTTTTATTTGGATCCACTACCGTAGATGCCAAGGGAGCTGAAGTTTATATTGCGCTTGGGGATTCCTTGGCGGCCGGTCAAACACCGAATCGTGCTATAGATACTGGCTACACAGACTTAATAGCTCAGAAGCTAACTAAGAACGGTCAACTTGCTTTTTATTCGAAAGCATTGGCATTCCCTGGTTATACAACAGCGGATGTCCTTGAAAAGGTTCAGACGGATGAAGCCAAGGAATTGTTGAAGAATGCTACGTTGGTTACGATATCTGTGGGAGCAAATGATTTACTGCAAATGGTGCAAGTGAATCCAACAAGTGGTTCCATCGCTTATCAGCAAATCCCAGCTGATTTTGCGTTAAATAATGTTCGAAAAAATATAGAGCAAATTATTACAGAAGTACAGGCAACAGCACCAAAAGCGAAAATTTATGTAATGGGCTATTATTTTGCCTATCCTCATGTGAGAGCGTCCCAAAAGGAAGGTATAAAAAAAGAATTAGACCTATTGCATACTATTTTAAAGACGCAGTCAGAGGTTAATGGAGCGACATATGTATCAGTAGAGGAATCGTTCGGTGTAAACGCTGCAACATTATTACCAAATCCTGCAGATGTGCATCCAACGATGGAAGGATATCGTGTTATGGCAAATGCATTTTTTTCGCAATACAACAACCGATTAGTAGTTAGACAAAACGAATTGCCAGCACCTAATCCACTTACTTTTGAGCAAATTCTGAATGCAGATAAAGACCAGATGAAATCTCCTGTGGCAAGATCAGAAGGAATGGACCAATACTATTCATTAACAGAATTGAAGCCATTAATTTAG